A genomic window from Solanum stenotomum isolate F172 chromosome 10, ASM1918654v1, whole genome shotgun sequence includes:
- the LOC125841462 gene encoding subtilisin-like protease isoform X2 produces the protein MKFLNILLVLFIVGCMSWPSMQSNLETYIVQVESPESQISTQSMSMDLESWYNSFLPKSIASTSSNEEAPRLIYSYRNVMKGFAARLSAEQVKEMEKKSGFVNAWPERILSLHTTRTPSFLGLKQNISLWRDSNYGKGVIIGVLDTGILPDHPSFSDKGMPPPPAKWKGKCESNFTTKCNNKLIGARTFPKENGSPIDDDGHGTHTASTAAGGFVKGANVYGNANGTAVGVAPLAHLAIYKACDSFGCIVSNVLAAMDAAIDDGVDIISLSLGGYTSPFHSDPIALGAYSATERGILVSCSAGNTGPSKSSVSNEAPWILTVGASTLDRKIKATVHLGNKKWFEGESAFHPKGVSTKFFPLFVPALNASEFRKSYCGSGTLSDHAVKGKIVLCMMGGDYSRIAKGQAVKDAGGVGMILINRAEDGFTTSATAHVLPAMDVTYEDGMKIIDYMNSTKKPVARITFQGTILGDQNAPVVAAFSSRGPSLASRGILKPDIIGPGVNILAAWPTSMENNTNTKSTFNIISGTSMSCPHFSGVAALLKSAHPTWSPAAVKSAIMTTADTTNLANGPILDETLLPASIFAFGAGHVNPERANDPGLIYDTPVKDYVPYLCGLNYTNREVGNLLQRKVDCSEVKSIPEAQLNYPSFSITLRENPQTYTRTVTNVGEAKSSYIVEIVSPQGVSVTVKPYTLKFSKMNQKKTYRVTFSKTDNSSTSGVVQGFLKWTSNRHSVRSPIAIVL, from the exons ATGAAGTTCTTGAATATCCTTCTTGTTTTGTTCATTGTTGGTTGTATGTCATGGCCTAGTATGCAAAGCAATTTAGAGACTTATATAGTTCAAGTTGAATCTCCAGAAAGCCAAATTTCAACTCAATCAATGTCAATGGATTTAGAAAGCTGGTACAATTCTTTTTTGCCAAAGAGTATAGCAAGCACAAGCTCGAATGAAGAG GCGCCACGCTTGATATACTCATATCGCAATGTGATGAAAGGCTTTGCTGCAAGATTATCAGCAGAACAAGTGAAAGAAATGGAGAAGAAATCAGGCTTTGTAAATGCGTGGCCGGAGAG GATATTGTCTTTGCACACTACACGTACTCCGAGTTTTCTTGGATTGAAGCAGAACATTAGCTTGTGGAGGGATTCCAATTATGGGAAAGGCGTGATCATCGGAGTCTTGGACACTGGGATTCTTCCTGACCATCCTTCATTTAGCGACAAAGGAATGCCTCCTCCGCCTGCTAAATGGAAGGGAAAGTGTGAATCAAACTTCACTACAAAGTGTAACAACAAGCTCATTGGTGCGAGGACTTTCCCAAAAGAAAATGGTTCGCCAATAGATGATGATGGGCACGGTACTCACACCGCCAGCACTGCTGCTGGTGGTTTTGTGAAAGGTGCCAATGTGTATGGAAATGCTAATGGCACTGCTGTTGGTGTTGCCCCTCTTGCTCACTTGGCTATTTATAAGGCCTGTGACTCTTTTGGTTGCATTGTCAGTAACGTTTTAGCTGCCATGGATGCAGCTATTGATGATGGTGTTGATATCATATCCCTTTCCCTTGGTGGATATACTAGTCCCTTCCATAGTGATCCCATTGCACTCGGTGCATATAGCGCAACTGAAAGAGGCATTCTTGTTAGTTGCTCTGCAGGTAATACTGGTCCATCCAAAAGTTCTGTTTCAAACGAAGCCCCATGGATTCTGACAGTAGGCGCGAGCACTCTTGACAGGAAAATTAAGGCAACAGTTCATCTAGGAAACAAAAAATGGTTTGAGGGTGAATCGGCCTTTCATCCAAAGGGTGTTAGTACAAAATTCTTCCCTTTGTTTGTTCCTGCACTAAATGCTAGTGAGTTTCGCAAATCTTATTGCGGATCAGGTACGTTGAGTGACCATGCTGTTAAAGGCAAAATAGTATTGTGTATGATGGGAGGCGATTATTCGAGAATTGCTAAAGGACAAGCTGTTAAGGATGCTGGAGGTGTTGGCATGATTCTAATAAACAGGGCTGAAGATGGTTTCACTACATCAGCTACCGCTCACGTCCTTCCAGCAATGGATGTAACTTATGAAGACGGAATGAAAATCATCGACTATATGAATTCAACGAAGAAACCTGTTGCTCGGATTACATTCCAAGGAACTATACTCGGTGATCAAAATGCTCCGGTTGTTGCTGCATTTTCTTCCAGAGGGCCAAGCTTAGCTAGTCGCGGAATCTTAAAGCCTGACATTATCGGTCCTGGTGTAAACATTCTTGCTGCTTGGCCTACCTCCATGGAGAACAACACCAACACAAAATCTACTTTCAACATTATTTCGGGAACCTCCATGTCTTGTCCTCACTTCAGTGGTGTAGCAGCATTGCTAAAAAGCGCTCATCCCACTTGGTCTCCTGCAGCTGTTAAATCAGCAATCATGACAACAGCTGATACAACCAATCTTGCCAACggtcccatattagatgaaaCACTCCTTCCTGCTAGCATCTTCGCATTTGGTGCAGGACATGTCAATCCAGAAAGAGCAAATGATCCAGGATTAATTTATGATACCCCAGTCAAGGACTATGTACCTTATTTATGCGGTTTGAATTACACAAATCGAGAGGTTGGAAACCTTCTACAACGTAAGGTGGATTGCTCAGAAGTGAAAAGCATTCCTGAAGCACAACTAAACTATCCTTCATTTTCCATCACACTCAGAGAAAATCCTCAAACATATACAAGAACAGTGACTAATGTCGGGGAGGCTAAATCATCTTACATTGTGGAAATAGTTTCACCACAAGGAGTTTCCGTAACTGTTAAGCCCTATACTCTGAAGTTCTCGAAGATGAACCAGAAAAAGACATATCGAGTAACTTTTTCAAAAACAGACAATAGTTCAACTAGTGGTGTAGTTCAAGGATTCTTGAAATGGACTAGTAATAGGCACTCTGTAAGAAGTCCAATTGCAATCGTTCTATAA
- the LOC125841462 gene encoding subtilisin-like protease isoform X1: MKFLNILLVLFIVGCMSWPSMQSNLETYIVQVESPESQISTQSMSMDLESWYNSFLPKSIASTSSNEETPRLIYSYHNVMKGFAARLSAEQVKEMEKKPGFVNAWPERILSLHTTRTPSFLGLKQNISLWRDSNYGKGVIIGVLDTGILPDHPSFSDKGMPPPPAKWKGKCESNFTTKCNNKLIGARTFPKENGSPIDDDGHGTHTASTAAGGFVKGANVYGNANGTAVGVAPLAHLAIYKACDSFGCIVSNVLAAMDAAIDDGVDIISLSLGGYTSPFHSDPIALGAYSATERGILVSCSAGNTGPSKSSVSNEAPWILTVGASTLDRKIKATVHLGNKKWFEGESAFHPKGVSTKFFPLFVPALNASEFRKSYCGSGTLSDHAVKGKIVLCMMGGDYSRIAKGQAVKDAGGVGMILINRAEDGFTTSATAHVLPAMDVTYEDGMKIIDYMNSTKKPVARITFQGTILGDQNAPVVAAFSSRGPSLASRGILKPDIIGPGVNILAAWPTSMENNTNTKSTFNIISGTSMSCPHFSGVAALLKSAHPTWSPAAVKSAIMTTADTTNLANGPILDETLLPASIFAFGAGHVNPERANDPGLIYDTPVKDYVPYLCGLNYTNREVGNLLQRKVDCSEVKSIPEAQLNYPSFSITLRENPQTYTRTVTNVGEAKSSYIVEIVSPQGVSVTVKPYTLKFSKMNQKKTYRVTFSKTDNSSTSGVVQGFLKWTSNRHSVRSPIAIVL; encoded by the exons ATGAAGTTCTTGAATATCCTTCTTGTTTTGTTCATTGTTGGTTGTATGTCATGGCCTAGTATGCAAAGCAATTTAGAGACTTATATAGTTCAAGTTGAATCTCCAGAAAGCCAAATTTCAACTCAATCAATGTCAATGGATTTAGAAAGCTGGTACAATTCTTTTTTGCCAAAGAGTATAGCAAGCACAAGCTCGAATGAAGAG ACGCCACGCTTGATATACTCATATCACAATGTGATGAAAGGCTTTGCTGCAAGATTATCAGCAGAGCAAGTGAAAGAAATGGAGAAGAAACCAGGCTTTGTAAATGCGTGGCCGGAGAGGATATTGTCTTTGCACACTACACGTACTCCGAGTTTTCTTGGATTGAAGCAGAACATTAGCTTGTGGAGGGATTCCAATTATGGGAAAGGCGTGATCATCGGAGTCTTGGACACTGGGATTCTTCCTGACCATCCTTCATTTAGCGACAAAGGAATGCCTCCTCCGCCTGCTAAATGGAAGGGAAAGTGTGAATCAAACTTCACTACAAAGTGTAACAACAAGCTCATTGGTGCGAGGACTTTCCCAAAAGAAAATGGTTCGCCAATAGATGATGATGGGCACGGTACTCACACCGCCAGCACTGCTGCTGGTGGTTTTGTGAAAGGTGCCAATGTGTATGGAAATGCTAATGGCACTGCTGTTGGTGTTGCCCCTCTTGCTCACTTGGCTATTTATAAGGCCTGTGACTCTTTTGGTTGCATTGTCAGTAACGTTTTAGCTGCCATGGATGCAGCTATTGATGATGGTGTTGATATCATATCCCTTTCCCTTGGTGGATATACTAGTCCCTTCCATAGTGATCCCATTGCACTCGGTGCATATAGCGCAACTGAAAGAGGCATTCTTGTTAGTTGCTCTGCAGGTAATACTGGTCCATCCAAAAGTTCTGTTTCAAACGAAGCCCCATGGATTCTGACAGTAGGCGCGAGCACTCTTGACAGGAAAATTAAGGCAACAGTTCATCTAGGAAACAAAAAATGGTTTGAGGGTGAATCGGCCTTTCATCCAAAGGGTGTTAGTACAAAATTCTTCCCTTTGTTTGTTCCTGCACTAAATGCTAGTGAGTTTCGCAAATCTTATTGCGGATCAGGTACGTTGAGTGACCATGCTGTTAAAGGCAAAATAGTATTGTGTATGATGGGAGGCGATTATTCGAGAATTGCTAAAGGACAAGCTGTTAAGGATGCTGGAGGTGTTGGCATGATTCTAATAAACAGGGCTGAAGATGGTTTCACTACATCAGCTACCGCTCACGTCCTTCCAGCAATGGATGTAACTTATGAAGACGGAATGAAAATCATCGACTATATGAATTCAACGAAGAAACCTGTTGCTCGGATTACATTCCAAGGAACTATACTCGGTGATCAAAATGCTCCGGTTGTTGCTGCATTTTCTTCCAGAGGGCCAAGCTTAGCTAGTCGCGGAATCTTAAAGCCTGACATTATCGGTCCTGGTGTAAACATTCTTGCTGCTTGGCCTACCTCCATGGAGAACAACACCAACACAAAATCTACTTTCAACATTATTTCGGGAACCTCCATGTCTTGTCCTCACTTCAGTGGTGTAGCAGCATTGCTAAAAAGCGCTCATCCCACTTGGTCTCCTGCAGCTGTTAAATCAGCAATCATGACAACAGCTGATACAACCAATCTTGCCAACggtcccatattagatgaaaCACTCCTTCCTGCTAGCATCTTCGCATTTGGTGCAGGACATGTCAATCCAGAAAGAGCAAATGATCCAGGATTAATTTATGATACCCCAGTCAAGGACTATGTACCTTATTTATGCGGTTTGAATTACACAAATCGAGAGGTTGGAAACCTTCTACAACGTAAGGTGGATTGCTCAGAAGTGAAAAGCATTCCTGAAGCACAACTAAACTATCCTTCATTTTCCATCACACTCAGAGAAAATCCTCAAACATATACAAGAACAGTGACTAATGTCGGGGAGGCTAAATCATCTTACATTGTGGAAATAGTTTCACCACAAGGAGTTTCCGTAACTGTTAAGCCCTATACTCTGAAGTTCTCGAAGATGAACCAGAAAAAGACATATCGAGTAACTTTTTCAAAAACAGACAATAGTTCAACTAGTGGTGTAGTTCAAGGATTCTTGAAATGGACTAGTAATAGGCACTCTGTAAGAAGTCCAATTGCAATCGTTCTATAA
- the LOC125841462 gene encoding subtilisin-like protease isoform X3, with translation MKFLNILLVLFIVGCMSWPSMQSNLETYIVQVESPESQISTQSMSMDLESWYNSFLPKSIASTSSNEEVPRLIYSYHNVMKGFAARLSAEQVKEMKKKSGFVNARPERILSLHTTRTQSFLGLKQNIGLWRDSNYGKGVIIGVLDSGIFPDHPSFSDRGMPPPPAKWKGKCESNFTTKCNNKLIGARIFPKENGSPIDDDGHGTHTASTAAGGFVKGANVYGNANGTAVGVAPLAHLAIYKVCDSFGCSDSGILAAMDVAIDDGVDILSLSLGSSTSPFYSDSIALGAYSATQRGILVSCSAGNSGPSESSVANEAPWILTVGASTLDRKIKATVQLGNKKVFEGESAFHSKSFITKFFPLFDPSLNASESDSSYCGSGTLTDGAVKGKIVLCMIGGGYTRIAKGQAVKDAGGVGMILINRAEDGFTTSATAHVLPAMDVTYEDGMKIIDYMNSTKKPVARITFQGTILGDQNAPVVAAFSSRGPSLASRGILKPDIIGPGVNILAAWPTSMENNTNTKSTFNIISGTSMSCPHFSGVAALLKSAHPTWSPAAVKSAIMTTADTTNLANGPILDETLLPASIFAFGAGHVNPERANDPGLIYDTPVKDYVPYLCGLNYTNREVGNLLQRKVDCSEVKSIPEAQLNYPSFSITLRENPQTYTRTVTNVGEAKSSYIVEIVSPQGVSVTVKPYTLKFSKMNQKKTYRVTFSKTDNSSTSGVVQGFLKWTSNRHSVRSPIAIVL, from the exons ATGAAGTTCTTGAATATCCTTCTTGTTTTGTTCATTGTTGGTTGTATGTCATGGCCTAGTATGCAAAGCAATTTAGAGACTTATATAGTTCAAGTTGAATCTCCAGAAAGCCAAATTTCAACTCAATCAATGTCAATGGATTTAGAAAGCTGGTACAATTCTTTTTTGCCAAAGAGTATAGCAAGCACAAGCTCGAATGAAGAGGTGCCGCGTTTGATATACTCATATCACAATGTGATGAAAGGCTTTGCTGCAAGATTATCAGCAGAGCAagtgaaagaaatgaagaagaaatcaggCTTTGTAAATGCGCGGCCGGAGAGGATATTGTCTTTGCATACTACACGTACTCAGAGTTTTCTTGGATTAAAGCAGAACATTGGCTTGTGGAGGGATTCCAACTATGGTAAAGGCGTGATCATCGGAGTCTTGGACTCTGGGATTTTTCCAGACCATCCTTCATTTAGCGACAGAGGAATGCCTCCTCCGCCTGCTAAATGGAAGGGAAAATGCGAATCGAACTTCACTACAAAGTGCAACAACAAGCTCATTGGAGCACGGATATTCCCAAAGGAAAATGGTTCGCCAATAGATGATGATGGACACGGTACACACACCGCCAGCACTGCTGCTGGCGGTTTTGTGAAAGGTGCCAATGTGTATGGAAATGCTAATGGCACTGCTGTTGGTGTTGCCCCTCTTGCTCACCTTGCCATTTATAAGGTTTGTGATTCGTTTGGTTGCTCTGACAGTGGGATTCTAGCTGCTATGGATGTAGCTATTGATGACGGAGTTGATATCCTATCGCTATCTCTTGGTTCGAGTACAAGTCCCTTCTATAGTGATTCTATTGCACTCGGTGCGTACAGTGCAACACAAAGAGGTATTCTTGTAAGTTGCTCTGCTGGTAATAGTGGTCCATCCGAAAGTTCTGTTGCAAATGAAGCCCCGTGGATTCTCACAGTAGGCGCGAGCACTCTTGACAGGAAAATTAAGGCAACAGTTCAGCTAGGAAACAAAAAAGTGTTTGAAGGCGAATCGGCTTTTCACTCAAAGTCTTTCATTACAAAATTCTTCCCTTTGTTTGATCCATCACTAAATGCTAGCGAGTCTGACAGCTCTTATTGCGGATCAGGTACGTTGACTGACGGTGCTGTTAAAGGCAAAATAGTCTTGTGTATGATAGGGGGAGGTTATACGAGGATTGCAAAAGGACAAGCTGTTAAGGATGCTGGAG GTGTTGGCATGATTCTAATAAACAGGGCTGAAGATGGTTTCACTACATCAGCTACCGCTCACGTCCTTCCAGCAATGGATGTAACTTATGAAGACGGAATGAAAATCATCGACTATATGAATTCAACGAAGAAACCTGTTGCTCGGATTACATTCCAAGGAACTATACTCGGTGATCAAAATGCTCCGGTTGTTGCTGCATTTTCTTCCAGAGGGCCAAGCTTAGCTAGTCGCGGAATCTTAAAGCCTGACATTATCGGTCCTGGTGTAAACATTCTTGCTGCTTGGCCTACCTCCATGGAGAACAACACCAACACAAAATCTACTTTCAACATTATTTCGGGAACCTCCATGTCTTGTCCTCACTTCAGTGGTGTAGCAGCATTGCTAAAAAGCGCTCATCCCACTTGGTCTCCTGCAGCTGTTAAATCAGCAATCATGACAACAGCTGATACAACCAATCTTGCCAACggtcccatattagatgaaaCACTCCTTCCTGCTAGCATCTTCGCATTTGGTGCAGGACATGTCAATCCAGAAAGAGCAAATGATCCAGGATTAATTTATGATACCCCAGTCAAGGACTATGTACCTTATTTATGCGGTTTGAATTACACAAATCGAGAGGTTGGAAACCTTCTACAACGTAAGGTGGATTGCTCAGAAGTGAAAAGCATTCCTGAAGCACAACTAAACTATCCTTCATTTTCCATCACACTCAGAGAAAATCCTCAAACATATACAAGAACAGTGACTAATGTCGGGGAGGCTAAATCATCTTACATTGTGGAAATAGTTTCACCACAAGGAGTTTCCGTAACTGTTAAGCCCTATACTCTGAAGTTCTCGAAGATGAACCAGAAAAAGACATATCGAGTAACTTTTTCAAAAACAGACAATAGTTCAACTAGTGGTGTAGTTCAAGGATTCTTGAAATGGACTAGTAATAGGCACTCTGTAAGAAGTCCAATTGCAATCGTTCTATAA